The segment actaagccctcccccaccctattcagggaagctcccctttattgtgatgttatgtagattgaccacctgaggcctgggagcctaGAGAACCTGTGAGTAgggtatccacctgcatcatgtgaaccccgccaaatccatgcatcaattctaactagaatgataggttggttcaaatagatattatgagacagactgtaactctattggccacctgtgtgcggcctagcatgctctgtattGTATCTttattggtcacctgcgtgtggcaagtttgtctgtgatatttaccttataaccaggctggaaggccacatgggcagggggttccagctcccgagtctgggctgcacacgtgcaggcggtcccagctcccaagtctgggccctgatcctgcacacgtggtcagcagtttcggctttcgagtctgggctgcgaccaaggccggtcggttcactttttgttcactttttacttccccaataaatctgtctttttgtcatcttgtagctggagaccgtgtggtggactcttgggggaaccaggaatcccctcccttgggggggaccccgtttcattgtagcgaacccccactctacttcaatttTAAATCTTTGTCCTCAGGTaagcagaaatttattttttgtctgctgtgtaatgaaaaaaatcaaacagggtGATGATGTTAGAGAAAATGAGTGATATAAAAATTAAGCTAAGACTTGAATGATAAAAATGCAACTGACAGTgcaaatagagaagaaaattttACAGGAAAAGGCAATGCCAAGGTCCCAAAATGGGAAAAGCCAGTTGGATTTTAAAAGGTCCATTATatacatttcctccttttttcttttatgtcttaAGAGTTGCAGAATGTTGCATTCCAActtgaactggcaaaaataaaaccttcaagtgaccttaaacaaaaatattagtatgggcaaagaggcagaaggaagagaaaacacaCAAAGAACCCAAAATCTTTATATATTAcctttgaaatttcattttatgaTAAAATTATTTGACCTCAGATACATGAGGAATGCAGGAGTGGGGGGAAGAAGACTTCACTGTTGAGGTTTTCCCTGAATCCCCCTAATAGATAAGATATGGGTCCCCCCATAAGATATGGGTCTGGGATGAGAGAGTACAACTGATAAAGTGGTCACAATATTGATAAAGAATTGAGTAGGTTTACTAGACACAGAGGCACCCAGGGCTTCTCACCTCTGATGTAGACGATTGAGGGGGgagcaggaaaaaacaaaacaaacaaacaaacaaaaaaaccttggcAGCTTCAGTCAGATGGAGCCAACAATTGTCCTTCCAGACTTGATCTCAGCTGCATTTGGAGCTGGGATCAATCCCATTTCCAATCTCCCTTTTTGCTTGCATATGAAAAAGAAGTCCTTGTTCTGTCATCCTCCAGGTCATTCCTTACTGAAGTGCTCAGTCTGTAGCTGAAGCAAGCCCTTTCCCCTTGGAGATTCAGGGGAGTacttcctgagtgactaggagtCAATATGGCTTCTCAGAGGTTGGCCAAAATTTGGATAGGTTCAGCCTCTGATCTAAGTTCATGCTCCACATATTTGATCTGAGTCTAAGGAGTCTGGGCATGTAATGTGTCAATCTTTGAAGTTTACTCCTCGTGTTTAGGGCTAACTTCCCAATAAAATGGATTGTTTAAATAGTGACTAcaatagtaaataataataataaataatggtaAATAATAGTtggaataaaatattcaaatgttcAGAGCAAACCAGGCATTGCTCAGCAGAGATatatctaatttctttttttttttttttttttttttggccatgggccttggactcagggcctgagcactgtccctagcttcttcttgctcaaggctagcactctgccacttgagccacagcgccacttctggctgttttctgtatatgtggtgctggggaatcgaacacaacaaggcctcatgtatacaaggcaagcactcttgccactaggccatatccccagccccagatatatCTAATTTCTATACAGCAAGAGCAGTCACATAATCCCCTTCAACTACAGAAGCAGGGTAGGGAAATAGATATAAGAGGAACTAGTAGAGAAAAAACACAAACTGAGCAGAAATTGGGAGACTGGCTTATCAGGATTGAAGAAGGATAGCCACCTGCTTCTGGTAAAGTTATCCCCTGACTCTCTTGGCTTGATTCACCAAAAGATGTTACACGATTATTCAAGTTAACAGGCCTAGAGGCCAAAAAGTACTTGGGTCTCGTTGGAGAAAGAATTCAATGTGGGACACAAATGAAACTTAAGCCAGAATAGTTACATTAacataaagcaaaatgaaagtaGAGCAAAAGTAGAGTTTTTGATGGGAGAGATGGCAGGCTCGGAAAGAGTTGCTGCTGCACTGGAGTTCCTAAGACCTCaactgttgttttgttgttgttttttttgtcagttgttgggcttgaactcagggcctaggcactatctctgagctcttttgctcaaggcaagtactcttccactttgagccacagctccacttcaagtttgggggtggttaattggagataagactctcacacactttcctgcccgggctggctttgaactgcaatcctcagacctcagcctcctgagcaggtaggattacaggagtgagccactaatGGCTGCCAAGACCTCAACTTTTTATTGAGGTCTGTAGACAGCAGTGTAGGAAAATTTGGTTAATATGTTATTAACTTCTGAATACACTGGGTTCTAAATCATCAACTCCTCCTACAGGTCAGGTGAAAAAGGCGTTGGCCAGGACTATCATTTTCCCAAAGTTGTGGGGGGTGAGGGTTGgatggaaaaattatttttctgtacaTCATGCCTACCTCATGATGTTTCATGGGCTTTGAGGGTAGTTTTCTCAGGAACATTCTAAAGAACTgtatttgtcttgttttcttcctctctttgaaTAAATACTACAGTTCTTGTCTATTTTGTGGCATAGTCCCTATAAAAATTAACTTTGATATGGGAAAATGCTAATTTTTCAAATTCTGAAAAGCTATTGGCACTCATGTACTTGAAGCAAGATAGATAGGATTAGCTGAcaaggaaataaatacattttaaaaaactaagTCAAGTTCAGGAGGTCAGACAGAACCAGGAAACaagactgaaaaataactagaagaaaggaaagtgaaTCAACTATTCAAGAATATATAGACTTTCATTCTTCCTATTAATTAAGTACAGAAATAGAAGATAGCTTGTTTTTGTTAATCTGCAACCAAGAATATAATAAGAACACCCACGTCACTAGATTCTTTGATTATAAGGCCATCTAAACCCTGTCATAAGTTATAGCATTAAAACAAGGTATTTGGGAAATTTCTGGGGGAAACATCCAAGTGACCAGTTATGAACCAGAATTCCCAGCCCTTTGAGCCTTTGGTTCCCACCTTCTGAAAACTTATCAGAAGGTCATACTGGCCTATTCCCCtgtgtctttctttctatttttgtttctgttgttttggttgtggggcttgaactctgggcctgagcactgtccctaagctcttcagctcaaggctagttagtgctctaccacttgagtacagtgccacttccgattttctggtggcttgttagagatgagcatctcacaggactgggaatgtggcttagagatggcatgcatgaagccctggatttgattcctcagcaccacataaacagaaaaagccagaagtggcactgtggttcaagagataaagtgctagccttgcacaaaaagaagccagggacagtgctcaggccctgagtccaggagccaggattggcaaaaaaaaaaagagagtctaCCCACTttcatacccaggctggctttgaaccacattcctcagattgggctggggatatggcctagtgacaagagtgcttgcctcgtatacatgaggccctaggttcgattccccagcaccacatatacagaaaatggccagaagtggcgctgtggctcaagtggcagagtgctagccttgagcaagaagaagccagggacagtgtgctcaggcccagagtccaagccccaggactggccgaaaaaaaaaaaaaaaagaaaaaaaaaaaaagagtgcttgcctcgtatacacattcctcagattgcagcctcctgagtaactagaattacaaatatgagccactggctcccagccccaccccactccccacccaccTATTTCCTAATACTCTTCCTAGGCTAAATAAATCTGTTAGCCTGAGTTCCTCTTTTGTGAATTGTTATCAAAATTGTGTTCCTGGGGAGTCTTGGTGGACTTAGAAAAATGAGCAGAAAGTTCCCCGCTTCTTTCCCAATGTTCTTTTAGTGACAAACTCTCTGTCCTTTGCGCTCCACTAAATAGCCTAATCAAGTGTGCTTTAGAGAAGACTCCTTTCAAACAGGGTGCATTGAAACCTGAATGGAATATTGCCAGAATGTTTTGAAACAAAGGAATGGTACATCCATGCTACATTTTCATTCCTAATTGTGCACTGAAAGCCCTCTCAGATGAGCACTAtcagggagaaaaaaggaaaatactaaGTTAGTTTCTAGTGAGGAATAATGGAGAAGGCTTAGTAACAACAAAATGACTGTAGGTTAGAATGATATATCCAGTTAATCTTTGACTGGGACCTCTTACTTGATTCTTTTCTGACACTGtagagggtaaaaaaaaatggttgaagATAGTGGTAGATTTGAAATAAGTCCCAAATATAGTGgtcttagtatttatttatttaatgagctAGAGTCTTgctatataacccaggctggaCTTGGCTTTatggatcctcctgcctcaatttATGAACGCTAAGATTTTAGACATGTTCTAAAGAATCACTACAACCCACTGGTTCTTTCACTTGTGAAACCTGCTGGGTAGTATGAACAATGTGAGGATATGCGAAATTGCTATAGGAAATCTGTCCTGTCTCTTGTACAACACTCTTCTTTTTCCCAAGGCCAGAGATAAACAGGAATCAATATAGACTGTGCTAGTCACATTACTCAGGTTTTAAGCTTTCAAATAACTCACTAGAATAACATAAATTAAGTTGGACAGTATTAGTGCCTATAGGTTGTTGAATCCTCATTCATGGTTTTCAATGtaaattaataatattttgaaaaatgtttggCAATATCTAGTAAACTTAAAGATATACCTAAAGACTGAACAGTCCCATCTGTAAAGTGGGTGCCCAGCTATATTTAGATACATAAGAATAACTattgcagctgggcaccagtagctcatacctgtattcctagcaattcaggaggctgagatctgaagatcgtggttcaaaacaagcctgggaagaaaagtgttgtgagactcatctgcagttaaccaccagaaaacggggagtggcactgtggcccacagtgatagagtgctagccttgagttgaagagctcagggacagtgcccaggccctaagttcaagccccaagagcaacaaaaacaaaataaaacaataaaaaaaaggacTATTGCAGTATAGTTTGCAATAGAGAAACACTGAAAGCATGTATCACTATTATCTGTCCATCAACTAAATTCTAGAGTTGTAGGACAAATGGCTTGGCTCTGTTTCCCACAGGTTCCCTTCCTCTATGTTGTCAAAGGGTGTCCAGGTAACTTGTCTCCCATGGAATGCAAATAGAAACGAGTTGCCACTTCCAGGCTAGCATTTTAAGACAGTGAGTGTAGCCTATGCTTTCTTTACCTTTCAAGATGCAGATGATGATGGGGGCCTACAGGATGGGAAAGAACAAAGTAGAAGATAGTTGGCTCCCTGAATCAGCCCACGAAGGACAGACACTTACTGACATGAGACCTGGGACCACGGAGTTGTCtttttgtgtatgctggtcctggggcttgaactcagggcctaggtgctatccctgtgcttttatctcaaggctagtgctctaccacttgaggcacaactccacttttggcttctttttgtttttggtagtttattggagataagggtttcacagactttcctgttgagCTGgttttggactatgatcctcagatatcaacctcctgagtagctagggttacaagaaAGAGATAATTGCATCAGGCccttttatctttccttccttccttggggcCAACAATATAATTTTTGTCTCCATGGCAACTCTCTATTACTGGCTTTATGTATTACTCCTCAAGAACATCCTGTGATAATTCCCCAGCTATACTTTAGACATGCGTGTTTATGTTCTTCAAACTTACCAAGCTTAATGCAttacatgccagtcctggggcttgaactcagtgcctagacaTTGTCATTGAGCTTTCatgcttatggctagcactctactacttgagctacagctccatttccagctttttggtggttaagtggagataagagtctcacagacttgcctgccaggcctggctttgaactttgatcctcagatctcagcatcctaagtagctatgaattaccagcatgagctactagtgcccaacAAGTTCAATAGCATTTTAGAGACTTGCAGAATGAGTCCTGCCTCTCTCTGGAACAGTTCTTTCCACAGTTATTTGCGCCATCTGCATTATTATACAGGTCTAGTATAGCATTGAAGGCAATCATTTTTGGTAACATCATACTCTTCTTGATTTCCtttataaatgtactcattatagtACTTGTAATTTAGCATTTATGACAGCCCAAGGCTAGAACAGTGATTTATTGGAATGTGAACTCTAATCTAGACATATGATCCTATGATTTCACAATGCTTCTTTATGAGAAAATATAACCAactttatgtttcagaaattgcTCGATGGAAAACTTCAATATGATATTTTCTGGTTAGCAATCTTCAATCAAAAGAAGGTTCCTAATGGGTATACAAAGCACCTACCTAGgcatatttgttcaagttctccTTTGATCTATTATTGTAaggatttctttatgtatttgatTTGTCATCTAGGGGTGGCTCGGTGCAGATTTTGGAGCACCCTGTTCTTTGGGGCATCCATTATGCTCATATTTTGCCTGCAGTCGTTGCCAACCCCTAGTTAAGGCTTCTTCATACCACCTTTCCTCCTTCTGATGCTGCCTCTGCCTGATTAACTGGCTTCTGATATCCTCTAACTTCTTAAATTCCTGATGTAGCTGATAAAAACTCTCCAAGAGCTGCTGGTTCTCTTTTATGAAGTCTAGACAGAAATCATGATGAGCCTGCTGAACTAACAACTCCCAAGCCTTGGCCTTCCCCTTAAGCTCCCTTGTTCTGGTATCTCCCTTCTGCAATCTGTCTAGTTCATTTAGTTGTTTCTCCAGCAATGCTTTTTGCTGCAGGAACTGGAAATGTGCTTCTTGGTCCTTCATAATTGTCTCTGATtcaactttctctttttcttgctgTAATTCCAGTAGTGTCATCTCCTGTCTCTCCTTTAGTAGGGAGATGTCCCTCAATGCCAACAACGCCTGCTTTAAATCGTACAAGATCTTTTTCCCCTGAAAGAACTGTGCTTGAAGATCTGCAGTTCGTGTGGCAAACCTGGATGCTAATTCTTGCTTCTTTTGTTCTATCACCTCCCGTTCTTGGGCGTAATCCTTCCATAGCTCCTCATGTTTCCTTATAAAATGGTTATTTGTTTTGGCCAGATATTTCAGAAAGCACTTGCTTTCTGTTTCCACCTGGAACCGTTCTTTCTGTAACACCTTGCTGTCCTTCACCAGCTGCCTCCTCCGAACCTGAGCTTCCTGGATCCGCATGTTCAGTGCCCTCAGTGCCCTCACTGTCTTTCTTTTGACCTTGTTCTCTAACTTTGTTAGTATCTGTGTCGGGAAATACTTATTAAGAACAGCAAGGTAAGGTGAAGGGGAATTGCTGAAGCTCTGAGCAGACctaaaggaagaacaaaaagagCATTTGTTTATCAGTTCTAGTCACAATTTaggaaagaagaaccaaaaaaccCAACTCAGACAGTTATCCCTATTCATACAAAAAATAGTTTTGAGCACCCATTATGCTCCATGTCCTATGCAAGTCATGGGGAACACAGCAAGGTGTAAAGGTGAAATTTTACAGTATGAATCATCATTTACAATTTTACAGTATGAATTTAATTTACAGTATGAATCATCCGCCACAACCCAGTCAGGTAgcttctcaatttaaaaaatgagaaaagtaaatgaggcaccaggggctcagatctgtaaccctagctacttgggaagctgagatgtgaggatcatggtttgaagctaccaagggcaggaaagtccataagaccggcaagaagctagaagtggaggtatggcacaagtggtagagtgcttgctttgagcaaaaaagtcaagcaagattgtgaggccctgaattcaagtcctagtactggcgcacacacacacacacacacacacacacacacacacacacacacacagtgtagggagggaagggaggaggaggaagagggaggaggagtggggaggaggaaccCACTGGTGCAGAGAATTGAAATGAGACCCATGACTTAACAGCATGAGTAAGGGCCGGAGCCTAGGTATAAAACCCTGACCTTGAGATCTCATAGCCACGATAAGCCACACGGACAGACTGGACAGTGGGGACGAGGATTGACTTCCCCCTCGATTTCGGCGTCTGTGCCTAGTTCCCAGCAGCACTCCGGTGTGATACCTACATGCTGGTCCCCAGATGTTTAGGACTGCGCTGGTGCTCCCTGAGGTTCCTTGCCTACACCGGAGTTCTCGAGTCCACGGCCCGCCCGGGACCCACGCGAATTCCTCTCCGGTTCACCATTCTGCAGTCAGTGCGTCTTGACTTCTGCCTTGTTGGCCCGGATGTGGCTCGGTGCCCTAGATATGGCTGGTGCAGCTCGGGGCTATTGAGCCTCCTCAGTTACCAAAGCAGACCTCGCTGTGGATGTTCCGTCCCCGTAGGTCTGGGGATGCACGGGGGGACGCATGCCTCCTGGGGACAAGGGCGGTGCCCCTTTCAGATCCTCCCGTGGTGGCCACGTCCCGGCTACACAGCTAGCTAGCTCTCTCCTCGCTTGCCCTCCTGGGTCAGAACCACCAAAGGCGCCCTGCACCCACGTGGCGCCCTTTTCCTCAGGCAAGGGCCACCGGGGAGAATGGATTCTCTGCACAATGGTAGTGCGGAACGTTGTGCCAGTCTCTTTAGCCACGTAGGTTCTAGGGTGGGGTGGACCGGAGAGAAGACGGCGTGTGGGTTCCGGCTTGTGCCTGTGTGCCTGCTGTTGTGGGCCATAGCAGGGCCCCAGGAGGCCTCTCTgtagtggtggtgggggggggttagTGAGGATCGGACATCAACTCCAGCTCCTCCTGACCACATGGTCTTGCTGATTTAATCGCCAGCTTCTCCAAGCCCAAGGCTGTGAATAACTCTAGAGTGAAATACATCTGGTGAAAACATtgtcaaaagaatttttttatggGTTAAGAACTGGGGATAAAGCCCTCTCCCTGGGGCCCTGGGACAGACGCTAAGCTTTATTAGAACAAGGTCAAATGCTGTTAAAGCATTTAACTGATTAGGTTTTGTGGCAAGCACCCTTTTGgcaatttattttccttgaaagatGCTGAGATATTGCCTCCCAGGCCCCTGCTTCCACAGTGCCATCTAAGAAGTAGTTTCCTTGAAACTCAGTTTACCTTGCATAGCTGCACATACACTCAAGCAGCCACCCAACAGGGCAAAGCTGTTGCTCTTGCTGGCAGCATAGATGCCACTAGGAGACAGAAGAGGTTTCCTCTTCTACTTCCCTTTACCCTCAAATTACTCATTTTAACCAGCAGgtataaggaaggaaagaaacaaacaaatgaaactaCTTATTTCAAACCTATTCCCATTTTCAGCCATATTCTTATTCCCAAACAGTGACAACAAAGTCAAGAAGCAGATCACAAGTAATAATGAGGTCCAGCATGGTGGCCAGCCAGAAACTCAGGATTGCCATCACCAGGTCCAAAGGTGACCCTGGGCAacaacacaagaccctatctgagaaaGTAACAAAAGCACAAAAGGGCTTGGAGTGCAGCTCCAATGGTGGAACATCTGTCCCAGTAACTGTGAAATGCTGTATCCAACCtgctactgcaaaaaaaaaaaaaaaaaaaaaaaaagcggaaaCATCATTCTAAGTGACagtcttttattttgtcattgcCCAACATTCTTGGAGGCAATTTCACCaattaagttaaattttaaaaaaaataactaaattttcAAGGTAATGTCACCAGAAATTAACATAGCTTCTTCATTTCTCCTCCCCAACAGCCCTCATCTCTTGCAAGGGCTTTTAAGGGTGCAACCAGGAATGAAAACATAGCGTGGATATGCCCTTTCCTTCACAGCACAGTCTGGCAGTATCCAATTCAGGTTTCAATGCACCTTTTTTGAAAGTGGTCTTCACAAAAGCACACATGATAAAGCT is part of the Perognathus longimembris pacificus isolate PPM17 chromosome 8, ASM2315922v1, whole genome shotgun sequence genome and harbors:
- the Ccdc121 gene encoding coiled-coil domain-containing protein 121; the encoded protein is MVNRRGIRVGPGRAVDSRTPVSAQSFSNSPSPYLAVLNKYFPTQILTKLENKVKRKTVRALRALNMRIQEAQVRRRQLVKDSKVLQKERFQVETESKCFLKYLAKTNNHFIRKHEELWKDYAQEREVIEQKKQELASRFATRTADLQAQFFQGKKILYDLKQALLALRDISLLKERQEMTLLELQQEKEKVESETIMKDQEAHFQFLQQKALLEKQLNELDRLQKGDTRTRELKGKAKAWELLVQQAHHDFCLDFIKENQQLLESFYQLHQEFKKLEDIRSQLIRQRQHQKEERWYEEALTRGWQRLQAKYEHNGCPKEQGAPKSAPSHP